A region of Geobacillus sp. 46C-IIa DNA encodes the following proteins:
- a CDS encoding YigZ family protein: MLQKYYTVKGYGEREIVIEKSRFICYINRAETEEEAVAFIQQIKKKHWDATHNCSAYLIGEHDQIQKANDDGEPSGTAGVPMLEVLKKKGVKDTVAVVTRYFGGIKLGAGGLVRAYSRAVSEGLNAAGIVERRLMRIMNVTIDYTWLGKVENELRSSVYTIKNIHYADRVTFDVLVPEDSQLPFDEWVTELTNGRADIQTGAMEYAERLLPSA; encoded by the coding sequence TTGTTACAAAAATATTACACCGTCAAAGGATACGGTGAGCGGGAAATCGTGATTGAAAAATCACGGTTTATTTGCTACATCAACCGCGCTGAAACGGAAGAGGAAGCGGTCGCGTTTATTCAACAAATCAAAAAGAAACATTGGGATGCGACACACAACTGCTCCGCCTATTTGATCGGCGAGCATGATCAAATCCAAAAGGCAAATGACGACGGCGAACCGAGCGGCACCGCAGGGGTGCCGATGCTTGAGGTGCTGAAGAAAAAAGGGGTGAAAGACACCGTCGCAGTCGTCACCCGCTACTTCGGCGGCATTAAGCTCGGTGCGGGCGGATTGGTGCGCGCTTACAGCCGCGCCGTCTCCGAAGGCTTGAACGCCGCAGGCATCGTCGAGCGCCGTCTCATGCGCATCATGAACGTGACGATTGACTATACATGGCTTGGGAAAGTGGAAAATGAATTGCGCTCTTCCGTATATACTATAAAAAATATCCATTATGCCGACCGCGTCACCTTTGACGTTCTCGTTCCGGAGGATAGCCAGCTTCCGTTCGATGAATGGGTGACTGAATTAACGAACGGAAGGGCGGACATTCAGACGGGAGCGATGGAGTATGCCGAGCGGCTGCTTCCGTCTGCCTAA
- a CDS encoding DegV family protein: MKTAIVTDSTAYLPKEVRERLGIRMIPLSVIFGEEAYREEVDITADEFFAKVKQHPTLPTTSQPAVGEFVDLFTALREGGYDAVISIHLSSGISGTYQGAVTAGAMVDGLRVYAYDTEISCMAQGFYAIEAAEMARAGRTPEDIIARLDEIKQTLRAYFMVDDLSHLQRGGRLTGAQAFIGGLLQIKPLLRFENKVIVPFEKIRTRKKAMKRIEELFAEDAEKGVPLKAAVIHANQPDEAHRWSDELSARYPHVEFLISYFGPVIATHAGEGAIGLTWYQP; this comes from the coding sequence GTGAAAACGGCAATTGTCACAGATAGCACGGCTTATCTCCCAAAAGAGGTGCGTGAGAGGCTTGGCATTCGCATGATTCCGCTTAGTGTCATCTTCGGAGAGGAAGCGTACCGTGAGGAAGTCGATATTACCGCGGATGAATTCTTTGCCAAGGTAAAGCAACACCCGACTTTGCCGACGACGTCCCAGCCAGCCGTCGGCGAGTTTGTCGACCTGTTCACCGCCCTTCGGGAGGGAGGGTATGATGCGGTCATCAGCATCCACCTATCAAGCGGCATTAGCGGTACGTATCAAGGGGCGGTCACAGCGGGGGCGATGGTGGACGGTTTGCGCGTCTATGCGTATGATACGGAAATCAGTTGCATGGCGCAAGGGTTTTACGCCATCGAAGCGGCCGAAATGGCGCGGGCAGGCCGCACTCCGGAGGACATCATCGCCCGTTTAGACGAAATTAAACAAACGTTGCGCGCTTATTTTATGGTCGACGACTTGTCCCACCTGCAGCGCGGCGGGCGGCTGACAGGCGCGCAGGCGTTCATCGGCGGTCTCTTGCAAATTAAGCCGCTCCTTCGCTTTGAAAACAAAGTGATCGTGCCGTTTGAAAAAATCCGCACGCGCAAAAAAGCAATGAAGCGCATCGAAGAACTGTTCGCCGAAGACGCGGAAAAAGGTGTGCCGCTGAAAGCCGCGGTCATCCACGCCAATCAGCCGGATGAAGCGCACCGCTGGAGCGATGAGCTGTCCGCCCGCTATCCGCACGTCGAGTTTCTCATCAGCTATTTCGGCCCCGTCATCGCCACCCACGCCGGCGAAGGTGCGATTGGGCTAACTTGGTATCAACCGTAA
- a CDS encoding DEAD/DEAH box helicase — MAWLYGQRLPREQLPFSQDDIDAALHASWLHEQPGLIKTSQGWRCVRCGNDDRSRFASFPCARCGTDCCYCRKCLSMGRISSCTRLVHVKKPLPSEQYAAPLDWNGTLSAAQEKAAMEVKQAVLNGRELLVWAVCGAGKTELLFPAIAVALEQGWRVGLATPRTDVVRELAPRFRQAFPRVPLTVWYGGSEERGRIAPLVLSTTHQLLRAYRAFDVMIIDEVDAFPYSVEPMLEYAVSQARKEQSSLIYLTATPSRAWQLDIRRGKRQAVVIPARYHGQPLPVPSFEWCGNWRKRLERGRLPENVLAWVLRRLEQGKQAFLFVPHIDELEAVTHLLQQVDNRIVGVHAEAPDRAEYVQAFRDGSVPLLVTTTILERGVTVPNIDVAVLGAEDRIFTESALVQIAGRVGRSASFPDGDVRFFHHGKTTEMVRARRHILRMNEEAKKRGLLHR; from the coding sequence ATGGCATGGCTATACGGCCAGCGGCTTCCACGAGAACAACTCCCGTTTTCCCAGGACGATATTGATGCTGCCTTGCACGCCAGCTGGCTTCACGAACAGCCTGGACTCATCAAAACATCACAGGGTTGGCGATGTGTGCGCTGCGGAAATGACGATCGGTCAAGGTTTGCTTCATTTCCGTGCGCTCGCTGCGGGACGGATTGTTGCTATTGCCGCAAATGTTTGTCGATGGGGCGCATCAGTTCCTGCACCCGCTTGGTGCATGTGAAGAAGCCGCTTCCGTCAGAACAATATGCAGCGCCGCTCGATTGGAACGGAACGCTGTCCGCTGCTCAGGAGAAGGCGGCGATGGAGGTCAAACAGGCGGTTCTAAATGGACGGGAGCTGCTTGTGTGGGCCGTATGCGGGGCAGGGAAAACCGAGCTGTTGTTTCCTGCCATCGCCGTTGCCCTCGAGCAGGGTTGGCGCGTTGGCCTCGCCACGCCGCGGACCGATGTTGTTCGCGAACTGGCCCCCCGCTTTCGCCAAGCGTTCCCGCGTGTTCCTCTCACGGTTTGGTACGGAGGAAGCGAGGAGCGCGGGCGAATCGCCCCGCTCGTTCTTTCCACTACCCACCAACTGTTGCGTGCGTATCGCGCATTTGATGTGATGATCATCGATGAAGTCGATGCGTTTCCGTACTCGGTTGAACCGATGCTCGAATATGCCGTCAGTCAGGCGCGAAAAGAACAGTCGAGCCTCATTTATTTAACCGCTACCCCCTCCCGTGCTTGGCAACTCGACATTCGGCGCGGCAAGCGGCAAGCCGTCGTCATCCCTGCCCGCTACCACGGCCAGCCCCTTCCCGTTCCGTCATTCGAATGGTGCGGAAACTGGCGCAAGCGGCTCGAACGCGGCCGTTTGCCCGAAAACGTTCTCGCTTGGGTTCTTCGTCGTTTGGAACAAGGAAAGCAAGCGTTTTTGTTCGTCCCACACATCGATGAATTGGAGGCGGTCACCCACTTGTTGCAGCAGGTGGATAATCGTATCGTTGGCGTTCACGCTGAAGCCCCAGACCGCGCTGAATATGTACAGGCGTTTCGCGATGGGAGCGTGCCGCTGTTGGTGACAACGACGATCCTTGAACGGGGGGTGACGGTGCCGAACATCGATGTCGCCGTCCTTGGCGCGGAAGACCGCATTTTCACAGAAAGCGCCCTCGTCCAAATCGCGGGCCGCGTCGGAAGAAGTGCCTCGTTTCCTGATGGGGATGTCCGCTTTTTCCACCATGGGAAAACAACGGAAATGGTGCGGGCGCGCCGCCATATCCTCCGTATGAATGAAGAAGCGAAGAAAAGGGGGCTGCTGCATCGATGA
- a CDS encoding sensor histidine kinase, whose protein sequence is MEGEKRWDVKQLDEIVEKMIDTVQHSKDEIFHIGEQSRQEQDRLLRELEEVKRLTVQTIEEADRLEAEARQARRRLSEVSQHFSSHSEQDIREAYEAAHELHMKLAMVREREKQLRLRRDELERRLASLLQIIERADHLVGQITVVLNYLNSDFRQVSEIIEGAKQKQEFGLKIIEAQEEERRRLSREIHDGPAQLLAHVLLRSDLVEKVMKDRGTEAAIAEIRDFRKMVRSALSEVRRIIYDLRPMALDDLGLVPTLKKYLQTTEEYNKGVHISFVHIGEEIRLPSRMEAAVFRLVQESVQNALKHAEARHIDVKMEVTCRQLLVSVKDDGKGFDPSVKKENAFGLIGMRERVELLGGTLAIRSKRGGGTTVFIRVPLDRSALETNKEERKQ, encoded by the coding sequence ATGGAAGGGGAAAAACGTTGGGATGTAAAGCAGTTGGATGAAATTGTCGAAAAAATGATCGACACCGTTCAACATAGCAAAGATGAAATTTTCCATATCGGCGAGCAGTCGCGCCAGGAGCAAGACCGTTTGTTGCGCGAGTTAGAAGAGGTGAAGCGGCTGACCGTGCAGACGATTGAAGAGGCGGATCGGCTCGAAGCGGAAGCGCGCCAGGCGCGCCGCCGCTTGTCGGAAGTGAGCCAACACTTTTCGTCCCATTCAGAGCAAGATATTCGCGAGGCGTATGAAGCAGCGCATGAACTGCACATGAAGCTGGCGATGGTGCGCGAGCGGGAAAAACAATTGCGGCTGCGCCGCGACGAGCTTGAGCGGCGGCTGGCGAGCCTGTTGCAAATCATCGAGCGCGCCGATCATTTGGTCGGGCAAATTACGGTTGTCCTCAATTATTTAAACAGCGATTTCCGCCAAGTCAGCGAGATCATTGAAGGGGCGAAACAAAAACAAGAATTCGGCCTCAAGATCATCGAAGCCCAAGAAGAAGAGCGGCGGCGGCTGTCGCGGGAGATCCATGACGGCCCGGCGCAACTGCTCGCCCATGTGCTCCTTCGGTCGGATCTCGTTGAAAAGGTGATGAAAGACCGAGGGACTGAAGCGGCGATTGCCGAAATTCGCGATTTTCGCAAAATGGTGCGCTCCGCCTTGTCGGAAGTGCGCCGCATTATTTACGACTTGCGGCCGATGGCGCTCGATGATTTAGGATTAGTTCCGACACTTAAAAAATACTTGCAAACGACCGAAGAATATAATAAGGGAGTCCATATTTCCTTTGTACATATCGGCGAGGAAATTCGACTGCCGTCGCGGATGGAGGCGGCGGTGTTTCGGCTTGTTCAAGAGTCGGTGCAAAACGCCTTAAAACACGCCGAAGCGCGCCACATTGACGTCAAAATGGAAGTGACATGCCGCCAGTTGCTTGTCAGTGTGAAAGACGACGGCAAAGGGTTCGACCCATCCGTCAAAAAAGAAAATGCGTTCGGTTTGATCGGGATGCGGGAGCGGGTGGAGCTGCTTGGCGGCACGTTGGCCATCCGCTCAAAACGCGGCGGCGGCACAACCGTATTCATCCGCGTCCCGCTTGACCGTTCGGCTTTAGAAACGAACAAGGAGGAGAGGAAACAATGA
- a CDS encoding ComF family protein, which yields MNCLLCHSPYNPIASWRQLLFLEDVDVLCPHCRGSFVLIDGCLCEMCGRPLDESAPSPCADCLRWQEDEQWGGGLVKNRSVYVYNDWMKEVVTLWKFRGDYAIVDAFRRPFAHAFRRHFGQDWHIVPIPLSPERLYERGFNQAEALARLLPFPSFPWLARKHSEKQSKKSRRERLETDNPFFLSGHLPIHGKRIALIDDIYTTGITVRHAARVLLEAGAAEVGSLTLVRA from the coding sequence ATGAACTGCCTTCTTTGCCATTCACCGTACAACCCGATCGCCAGCTGGCGCCAGCTTCTTTTCCTCGAAGACGTGGACGTCCTTTGCCCGCATTGCCGCGGTTCGTTTGTGCTCATTGACGGCTGTCTTTGCGAGATGTGCGGCCGCCCGCTTGACGAGTCGGCGCCCTCGCCGTGCGCCGACTGTCTCCGCTGGCAAGAAGATGAACAGTGGGGAGGGGGGCTTGTCAAAAACCGCTCGGTGTACGTATACAACGACTGGATGAAAGAAGTCGTCACCTTATGGAAATTTCGCGGCGACTACGCCATCGTCGATGCCTTTCGCCGCCCGTTTGCCCACGCGTTTCGCCGACATTTTGGCCAAGACTGGCACATCGTGCCGATTCCGCTAAGCCCCGAGCGCCTGTATGAACGCGGTTTCAACCAAGCCGAAGCGCTCGCCCGCCTGCTTCCATTCCCGTCCTTTCCCTGGCTTGCCCGCAAACATTCCGAAAAACAATCGAAAAAATCGCGCCGCGAGCGGCTGGAGACCGACAACCCGTTTTTTCTCTCCGGACATCTGCCGATCCATGGGAAGCGAATAGCTCTCATCGATGACATTTACACGACAGGCATCACCGTCCGCCACGCGGCCCGTGTGCTGCTTGAGGCGGGGGCGGCGGAAGTTGGGTCGTTGACGTTGGTCAGGGCGTGA
- a CDS encoding response regulator transcription factor, giving the protein MKTRIAIIDDHSLFREGIKRILEFEGDFEVVAEGTDGSEALSIVEEHRPDLVLMDINMPDTNGVEATKQLVEAYPDTKVVVLSIHDDENYVMRALQTGATGYLLKEMDADTLIEAVKIVAEGGSYLHPKVTHNLIREYRRLTSERGGGVAVKQEVRRPLHLLTRRECEVLQLLADGKSNRAIGETLYISEKTVKNHVSSILQKLNVNDRTQAVVVAIKNGWVEVR; this is encoded by the coding sequence ATGAAAACACGCATCGCGATTATCGATGATCATTCGTTGTTCCGCGAAGGCATTAAGCGGATTTTAGAGTTTGAAGGTGATTTTGAAGTTGTGGCTGAAGGGACCGACGGGAGCGAGGCGCTTTCGATTGTCGAAGAGCACCGTCCGGATCTGGTGCTGATGGATATTAACATGCCGGATACAAACGGTGTAGAAGCGACGAAACAATTGGTTGAAGCATACCCGGACACGAAAGTCGTTGTCTTGTCAATCCACGACGACGAAAACTACGTCATGCGCGCCTTGCAGACGGGGGCGACTGGGTATTTGCTCAAGGAAATGGATGCCGACACGCTCATTGAAGCGGTGAAAATTGTCGCTGAAGGCGGCTCGTATTTGCATCCGAAAGTGACGCACAATTTGATCCGTGAATACCGCCGACTGACGTCGGAAAGAGGCGGCGGCGTAGCGGTCAAACAAGAGGTGCGCCGTCCGCTCCATTTATTGACGCGGCGCGAATGTGAAGTGCTCCAGCTTCTGGCTGACGGCAAAAGCAACCGCGCCATCGGCGAAACGCTCTACATTAGCGAGAAAACGGTGAAAAACCATGTCAGCAGCATCCTGCAAAAGTTAAACGTTAATGACCGGACGCAAGCGGTCGTCGTGGCGATCAAAAACGGTTGGGTCGAAGTGCGCTGA
- the istB gene encoding IS21-like element helper ATPase IstB — MAEYYSIIEANTHEEFLVQLLALEVEHRRVTRKNRLLKQANFDVVKTFQGYTFDHIEFPKQLSVEELKSTKFIERKENLVLYGGVGTGKTHLATAIGVEACNQGKSVKFYRTAALVNELIEAKNTGNLHKLMNQLEKIDLLICDEWGYIPVSKEGAQLLFQVIAGCYEKRSIIITTNLEFSKWNSIFHDERLTTAIIDRLVHHSYLLTFTGTSYRLKHSYMNL, encoded by the coding sequence ATTGCCGAGTACTATTCCATAATTGAAGCAAATACCCATGAAGAATTTCTCGTACAACTATTAGCACTGGAAGTCGAACATCGACGGGTGACACGGAAAAATCGCTTACTCAAACAAGCCAATTTTGATGTGGTGAAAACATTTCAAGGATACACGTTTGATCATATCGAGTTTCCAAAGCAGTTATCCGTCGAAGAGCTCAAATCAACGAAGTTTATCGAGCGAAAAGAGAATCTAGTTTTATATGGAGGTGTAGGCACAGGCAAGACGCATTTAGCGACAGCGATTGGTGTAGAAGCCTGTAACCAAGGGAAAAGCGTGAAATTTTATCGAACAGCCGCGTTGGTCAATGAACTGATTGAAGCAAAGAATACAGGAAATCTCCACAAGCTGATGAATCAGCTCGAAAAAATCGATTTATTGATCTGTGATGAATGGGGCTACATCCCTGTAAGCAAAGAAGGAGCGCAGCTCCTTTTCCAAGTCATTGCAGGATGTTACGAAAAGAGAAGTATCATTATTACCACCAACTTGGAATTCAGTAAATGGAATAGCATATTCCATGATGAACGATTGACTACGGCGATCATTGACCGCCTTGTTCATCACAGCTATCTCTTAACATTTACAGGAACTAGTTATCGACTGAAACATTCTTATATGAACTTATAA
- a CDS encoding LCP family protein, producing the protein MNPTRKTMKKRKKKKRLRRFFLLVFFLLLGGVGAFGYNIYSETKQASSKIYQALDPSGKPPKNIEMHKDPFTVLLVGVENQYHDEEGRSDVVMLLTVNPKTNKVYLLSIPRDTRVYIPSEGRKDKITHSYSHGGIQSTIEAVNELIDVPIDYYVTTDFEGFEKIVDSLGGVTVDVPFTFKAQLTGSLKWHTFHKGKQELNGNEALAYVRMRKSDPRGDFGRNERQKQVIRAIIDKSTSITSLPKLDDVIADLGDHVRTNIPPSDLLSFIYVYQKMKNTDIENLHLKGYDETIDGVYYYIPDEQSVSSINETLHQALTGTDTSFTQNDHPLGQRTN; encoded by the coding sequence ATGAATCCTACAAGAAAAACGATGAAAAAGCGGAAGAAAAAAAAGCGGCTCCGCCGATTCTTTTTGCTCGTGTTTTTTCTTTTGCTCGGGGGCGTCGGCGCTTTTGGCTACAATATTTATTCCGAGACGAAACAAGCGTCAAGCAAAATTTATCAAGCTCTCGATCCATCAGGTAAGCCGCCGAAGAATATCGAAATGCACAAAGATCCGTTTACCGTACTGTTGGTTGGGGTCGAAAACCAGTACCACGACGAGGAGGGACGGTCTGATGTCGTCATGTTGTTGACCGTCAATCCGAAAACGAACAAAGTGTATTTGTTAAGCATTCCGCGCGACACGCGCGTTTACATCCCGAGCGAAGGGCGGAAAGACAAAATCACCCACTCCTACAGTCATGGAGGCATTCAATCGACAATTGAAGCCGTCAATGAGCTGATCGATGTACCGATCGACTATTACGTGACGACTGATTTTGAAGGATTCGAAAAAATTGTCGATTCGTTAGGCGGGGTCACGGTGGATGTTCCGTTCACATTCAAAGCCCAACTGACAGGTTCGCTCAAATGGCATACGTTCCATAAAGGCAAACAAGAGTTGAACGGCAATGAAGCGCTCGCCTATGTGCGCATGAGAAAATCCGACCCCCGCGGCGATTTTGGCCGAAACGAGCGGCAAAAACAAGTCATCCGAGCTATTATTGACAAAAGCACATCGATCACCTCATTGCCGAAGCTCGACGATGTCATCGCCGATTTAGGAGATCACGTGCGGACGAACATTCCTCCGTCCGATTTATTGTCGTTCATCTATGTCTATCAAAAAATGAAAAACACAGATATCGAAAATTTACATTTAAAAGGATACGACGAAACGATCGACGGCGTGTACTACTATATCCCGGATGAGCAATCGGTTAGCTCAATTAATGAAACATTGCATCAAGCCCTTACCGGAACGGACACATCCTTTACTCAAAACGATCACCCATTAGGACAACGTACCAATTAA